Within the Erigeron canadensis isolate Cc75 chromosome 6, C_canadensis_v1, whole genome shotgun sequence genome, the region TAGGAAACTGTTTGATCAAATGCCTGTTAAAGATTCGGTTTCTTGGAATGCTTTGTTATCTGGGTATGCTCAGAATGGTTATGTGGAAGAAGCTAGGATGGTTTTTGAACAAATGCCAAATAAGAATTCTATTTCGTGGAACGGGATTCTTGCTGCTTATGTGCAGAATGGGAGGATAGACGATGCGTGTAAGTTGTTTGAGGAGAATTCGGACTGGGATGTGATTTCTTGGAATTGTTTGATGGGTGGGTATGTAAGGCAGAAGAAGCTGGTTGATGCTAGATTGCTTTTTGATAGAATGCCGGTCCGTGATGAAGTGTCCTGGAATACCATGATTTCGGGTTATGCACAGAATGGACGGTTATATGAAGCTCGTAAGTTGTTTGATGAGTCTCCGGTTAAAGATGTGTTTACATGGACTGCAATGGTGTCAGGTTATGTGCAGAACGGTTTGATGGATGAAGCTAGAAGAGTTTTTAATGAAATGCCTGTAAaaaattctgtttcttggaatgCGATAATTGCTGGTTATGTGCGGTGTAAGAATATCGATGTTGCAAAGGAGTTATTTGATGTAATGCCTGGTAAAAATGTTAGTTCCTGGAATACTATGATTACTGGATTTGCGCAGAGTGGTTTTATTGATCGTGCTAGGGATTTATTCGAGAAGATGCCTCGTCGCGATTGCATTTCCTGGGGAGCAATTATTACAGGATATGCTCATCTGGGTCATAATGAAGAGGCGTTGAGGTTGTTCGTTGACATGAAGAGAAACGGAGAAAAGGCCAATAGGTCCATATTTTCATGCATTTTGAGCACTTGTGCCGAGATCACCACGTTAGAACTGGGATACCAATTACATGCTCAACTTGTTAAGGTAGGGCTCGGATCAGGATGGTATGTAGGCAATGCATTACTGTCCATGTATTGCAAATGTGGAAACATAGATGAAGCCAATGTTATATTCGAAGAAATTTCTGACAAGGACATAGTCTCATGGAACACTATCATCGCTGGATATGCACGTCATGGATTTGGTAAAGAAGCTCTTAGAATTTTTGAGTCAATGAAGAGAAGTGGAGTCAAACCAGATCAAGTAACTATGGTAACCatctgattatatatataacaccttCTCATATCATTTCGTGTATTGTTGCTGGCTAAAACCTATGTGCATAGTGTTTTCTGTGCACCATTAGAAGCTGGCATCCAATACCTGTGTTTACCTGAACAGTGAATAGTATTTCAATATGAAGTTGTATAAGTCTTTCATGGTTTGATATCATTGTCTGATTTTTGTTCTGTTTATTTAGGTTGGCGTGCTGTCTGCATGCAGTCACAGTGGGATGGTAGACAGAGGCACACACTACTTTTACACAATGAATCGTGATTATGGAATAACTGCAAATTCAAAACACTATACATGCATGATTGATCTCCTCGGTCGATCAGGGCGCTTAGATGAAGCCCAGAATCTGATGAAAAATATGCCCTTTGAACCAGATGGCGCTACATGGGGTGCTCTGCTCGGTGCAAGCAGAATTTATGGCAATACTGAATTAGgggaaaaagctgctgagatgGTTATCCAGATGGAGCCTGATAATGCCGGAATGTATGTCCTTTTATCAAATTTATATGCAGCTTCAGGGAGATGGGCAGATGCTGGTGTAATGAGATTGAAAATGAGGGACACGGGGGTAAAGAAAGTCCCAGGTTATAGTTGGCTTGAAGCGCAAAACAAAATCCACACGTTCTCAGTTGGGGATACCACCCACCCTGAGACCGTTAGAATATATGGTTATCTTGAAGAATTGGATTTTAGATTGAAACAAGAGGGTTATATTTCTTCTCCTAAGTTGGTTTTGCATGATGTTGAAGAGGAGGAAAAGGAGCATATGCTCAGATACCATAGTGAAAAGTTGGCGGTGGCATTTGGGATTCTTACTGTACAAGGTGGACGACCTATTCGTGTATTCAAGAATTTAAGGGTCTGTGCTGACTGCCATAGTGTGATCAAACACATATCAAAGATTGTGGGTAGGCTGATAATTGTGAGAGACTCTCATCGTTTTCACCATTTTAAGGACGGTGTATGTTCTTGTGGGGATTATTGGTGATGATAGTATGAGTGTAACACGAGAGTTTCAGATAAACAAGAAATGCGATTGGTGAGCAACTAATCATGTAGGTGAGTGATCTGAAATCTGGGTATCGTCTGCTAAAGCAGCTTTCGTGGTTTTAAAATGTTCATCTTGGATATATGGCTGTATATACCTGTCCTAATCTAAGCATTTATGTCACCTACAATATCACtatattataattgaaaattcTAATCCTTATACAATTTAATCTTCTACTACTACAAGTTCCTGATGTATTAATATTGCCCAGTACATCATAACACATATTTTGAAGAGAAGATTAAAAGATGGATTAATGTCGAAGTGAATGAGTCTATAATTTAGTTTAACGATGGACTTGTGCTAGATACTATGTTTGTAAGAACCAATGTGTCGTACGTCTGAGATATATGCAACATCCATGTGTCTAACAAACAACCCCAAGTTTGTTAATTCATTCAACTCCATTAGTTATTATGTTTAGTCCAAACTCCAAAGGGCCTCTGGCCTAGCAGAAGGTGAGGTGACCCATCAACCAAAAGGTTGTGGGTTCTAGTCCCGTGGTGAAGTTGTAAAGATGTATGACTATGTATGAAAGATTTGTTATTCTAAATATGTATCACATGTTGCAGTGTTCTCAGGTGGTTGATAGTTCTTCAGCTTAATGCGACTACGTGCAGTACCAAAATGGCAGATGTTCGATGGAATGGTGCCTTTTGACATGGGATATATCTGCGATTGAAAGGATCAACATAAATGGTGGTTGTAGTACTAATGCTGGTGATGGAAATGATAATACTTGCGCCTAAGTATGACTCTACTTTATTGCTCTACCTAACGATATTGCAAACAAATTATTGTATCTATTAACAACTTCTACAGTTGGAAGCTTCTAGCAACTCAAAGTGTTGAGTGTAGAAGAAAGTGAGTGAAGGAAGATGGAGAGCAGACAACACTCTCTGAAACTCtattctttcttcttttaaaGTCTATCATATTAGTAAATGTACCAAATCTGTTAATGTTCTTTCGAATGTATATGCTCTAATGGTCCTTGTGGTATAAAGATTGAGCAAGATCCATGGTTGCCCACAAGGGATGCTCTTTATGTGAGGTCACTCGAAGAAATTATTGTTGAACACTACAAACATATAAATCATTGCAAGCATAGTCTTGAATCTGGCCTCAACTTTCATTTGACCACTACATCACCTAAGGTATGTTGTTATCTTTTGTATCATTTATTTACCCTTTCAAGTTTAGATGAAAATATTCAATGTTGCTCATTTACTTGTAGTATAAGGTGGggctttgaactatgtaatttGGAGACGCAGTAGACAATATAGTATAAGTTAAATTGCATCACCCTGTAAGGTTCTTTTTGAGCACGAATGGTTGAGCTCAATTACAAACTGGGCTAACCACATAAATCATCAATTTATCTCCTGCAAAGCAGTGCAAACCTATATAAGTCCTGATGGTTTGATGAGTTTtgaaatatatgttttgtattcAGAACTGTATTCATGGTAGGTCTAGCCGTAGATACCAATTTCAAATTTCATTGCttcctttttcttattattCTTTCTTTGACTGTTCTTTCTTATTTTGAATGTTAGACTTTCTTATTATATGGTCTGTACCAAGTAGTTACCAGTACTAGTAGTATTAGTAATACACCGGTACTAGTAGTATTAGTAATACATTATCGTACTTTATGGAAATATTCCCATAAAATGTGGGATTAATGTTTTATGATATCCATACTTAGGATTTTGGGTTTCCCTCACGTGTGTTTCCGTgttattttgaaatttgaaaggcTAGATGTTTAGATTGTCTATAGCTAGTAGGGTTCATATTGAAGAGACTAGTGTAACTACTATGCCTAAAGTTACGCGAAGGCTAAGGATTGTTGCAATTCTATATCCAGTGATTGTATAATGCAGTTGGTTGAGAGTTATCCttgccttgtgaaatatcatcCTTCCATTCCTGATAAGGACAGTTCACCACCCACCGTCTAGGATGGTTGCATTTTATAAAGCCTCACTTCTTTTGGCCTTAGGCTTCCCTGCATACAGTTTTATCTTAACATTTTGGCCTATTACAAAATTGGTATTGCCGAATTGCACCCTCTTTCTGTTGGGAAGATTGTAGATTTGAAATGCTTCCTAGGGCTTTAGAACAACCTTTATCTGTGTATATGTTTAGGAAAATGTAACGCCCTAAAATTTTAAATGgtaatatttattatgtttttattttattgtattattattaaagatagatatattttttccttttaagaGTTTTGAGAAGAAAATAGAATATCAGATATATTATAGGGGGTCAAAGTATAACTAGTAGTATAAAATATCCTTAAAATTAATTAAGCAATATAGTTATCAGATTTTGAGTGCGTGTCTATGTATGTGAGTGATAGCTCTAAACCGCCAAAGAGAAACCCTCAACGAAAGGAAACCTTAATTTCATTCTATTTTCTTCCTAAATCAATCCTTAATCTCgtagtaacaataataatgacatGATTTCTGGCTATTCGGAGATTTTAGAGATTTTGGTGCTTAGGGTTCTTCATAAAAAGAAATTGGGATTAATCAAGATTATAGTCGGTGACTTTCAAATTAATTAGTGAAAGTGATGATTGAGCTACAGGTATCATTGttattgattttattaattgtttttagtaactttaatgaaaatttatattGTTGTCGTAATTGGGTTTTGGCTGATTACATTACAAGGTTGGGAAAATGGAATTTTGATGAAAAGTGAACTTGTATACTCTATTATAGTTGATAGGAAAGTTATACTAGCCAAACACTATAATATGTTAATGTGTAATACTAGTTTGACCATATAGTTAATTATAAGCAAGCAAGTGACCTTGGAATTTTGTTGCGTTGATAGGTTACTCAAGTGGGTCACTTATAAATTCTAGCAAGTTGTCATTTGAAAGTTGAGTACAAAGTATCTTTATGTTTGTAGAGATGACTACAAGAATTGGCGTTTGTCCATTCTTGTAGGTAGTTAGACTACAAGAGTTGACTTCTAGTTTAACTCTTGTAGGTAGCGTTTATGACTACAAGAGTTGGCGTTTGTCCATTCTTGTAGGTAGTTAGACTACAAGAGTTGGCGTTTGTCCATTCTTGTAGGTAGTTAGACTACAAGAGTTGACTTTTAGTTTAACTCTTGTAGGTAGTTTAAGACTACAAGAATTTGATTAAATTCTTGCAGGTAGAGTTTATTAGTAGCTATGGATCCATATGCTTGTTAGTTGGCTAGTAGAAATAGTTGAAGTTATATGTTAAATTGTCATGGTTGTGCTAGCCCAAGATAACGAAAGAGATAACGATTTGCATGCTTATATTTTGTACTCACTAAGCTAAATTGcttattcttttagttgtttCCATTTTATAGGCTCAAGTGAATCTCAAGATAAACCCAAGATCAACTAGCTAGTTGGAGGTGGAAGTACCACGCTTTGTCATATTTTTAGCAATTTGGTAATCGGATAAAGGTAGAATGCTAAATGATATATTGAAGTTAGAAATCCCATATGGTTAACCAAGCTCTTGATGTCATTTGTGTTTGAGTTAAGATTTTTTATTGGTCGATTTGTATTATAATTGCgaagttgtttatatatatatatgtcaaatgaAGTTGGCAAAATATTTCAAGTTGAATTAGTCTCTTTTAATTAGGTTGAAAGTCAAActttctttgaaaatgttggAATTAGTCTTTCAAATACTTTGTACAGATTTGAACAATTTTGACATATGACTTTACAGTAAGGTCATgccgaatttttttttaaccaaaaagaAAGTCGTAAAATTTGTCGTTTTGTACATAAGTCGTTACAGAAAGTGTTCCTAAAATCCAAAATCGGTGGTTGCTTCACGTTTACTTATCGGGATAAGAAGTTTAGACCGATAGGTACCCCACTAAGATTCCCACATGGCGATTCGATTACTCGCAACGACCCAATTGCAAGAGCGGAGCTCTACCAACTGAGCTATATCCCCCCGAGCCAAGTGGAGCATGCATAAAGGAGTAAGACGcttcttttattcttttccCTGACGCAGCTGAGCCATCCTGGACTTAAACCAGAGACCTCGCCCGTGAAGTAAATCATTCTTTTGGATGATTCATTTATTCTTGCAAGTGATATTAGGGATGTTCTTTTTTTGGTTAAGGGTGATCATACCTCATTTACAGTGGCAAATCTTAATGAGAGGGTTGTTGAGGCATTGATTGATTAGGGGCATTATTAGACACTTGATGCTAATTGTATTCGTAGCAGCCTTTCTCTTTACAATCCCAACCATGGCCAACATACCCTCATACTGTAGAGAGAAAGGCTAAATCAGCAAGAAGTGTTTCATAATGTTCCTAGTCAAGTAATGCATGAGCGTCCTTCTCGTTAAGCTTTGCCACTGTCAATGAAGTATGATCACCCTTACCCAAATAAAGTATATCCCTCGTACCACTGGGAAGAATACATGAATCGTGCAAAAGTAAGTAATTGAATCACCTTGTGGGATTCTTTGCGGGGGTATTTATCAGTTTAAGTTTTTTATCTAGATAAGTAAAGGTGAATTCTGGAAATTAGGAACACTTTCCtaaacatatacaaagataaaagGTTGTCCTAAAGCCCTAAgaattttaaagatagaaaggTGTGAAAGGAAGCCTAAGGCCACAAGAAGTGATGtaagatttataaatttaaccTTCCCAGACGGTGGGCGGTGAACTCTATCATGCTCATGAGTGGAATGGTGATATTTGGCAAGGCAAGAATAAGTCTCAACCAAACCCATTATGCTATCACAAGATATAGAAGAACAATAATCCCTAGTCTTCGCGAAAGGCTTCCTAGATTTACTAATTTAGGTTGGGTAGACCTACTGATCTCTATTAGCTTGAGACATGGTGCCATATAACATCTAGCCTTTCAAATCTTAAAAATAACGCCGAAACAACAATTCCTAAGTAAAGATacacaacaaaaacaacaatttCGGATGTATATGTTTTAAAGGGATTTCttctttttccctttctttttggAAATCGTTTCCTTGTTTCTAAGAAGATTTTCCTTTCCCTCCCTCTCCCTATCCGTCCAATTCAAAGCAAATGAAAAGTAAAGAAGTCAAccgaaagaaagaaagaattgagAAATCCCTAAATCTTGTGAAGAAGTTTCCATGTTGTTCTTTCTTTTCCCATAGTTGATTTATGATTCATATGTAATACATTATGTATACATATacgtaacatatatatatatatatatatgtgatcaagtgagaaccaaaaTAATGGTGATAACCGTGAGAACTactaaaaaatcatttttaatgaCTTAACCCTTAGAGTTAAGGgttacgcccgtaccgtatccaaccGCCAACACCTCTTTGATCGCCGCTCATCAAATCCATATCATTCTCGTATGCGTCTAGTGATAACCCTTTTAGAACGGATAGAGCAACGCTCGTACCGTATTCATGCGTTTTCAACACTAAAcccatattatttatatatatataaaaaaattgaatgggttttaattaaaaattaataaaaatttttaaacaaaacaataaaactcaaaaattaaaaaccataaCAAAAAAGGGAGGAAAAATAATAGTTCTTACTCTTATCTTAGTTCACATTAAccatactttatatatatggtaaatatatatatggtagagatccagagagaaaGTTCTTAAAGAAAGAAGatcagtttttaaaaaaattttagcatgtttttttgatttttttgatttttgcacTTTTTTCGTTCTTCTTTATTTAACTcaacccat harbors:
- the LOC122602637 gene encoding pentatricopeptide repeat-containing protein At4g02750 isoform X1, translating into MARKTSVSWNAMISGYLINNRFDLARQLFDKMPQRDLVSWNVMISGCVRNGNLGDARKLFDQMPVKDSVSWNALLSGYAQNGYVEEARMVFEQMPNKNSISWNGILAAYVQNGRIDDACKLFEENSDWDVISWNCLMGGYVRQKKLVDARLLFDRMPVRDEVSWNTMISGYAQNGRLYEARKLFDESPVKDVFTWTAMVSGYVQNGLMDEARRVFNEMPVKNSVSWNAIIAGYVRCKNIDVAKELFDVMPGKNVSSWNTMITGFAQSGFIDRARDLFEKMPRRDCISWGAIITGYAHLGHNEEALRLFVDMKRNGEKANRSIFSCILSTCAEITTLELGYQLHAQLVKVGLGSGWYVGNALLSMYCKCGNIDEANVIFEEISDKDIVSWNTIIAGYARHGFGKEALRIFESMKRSGVKPDQVTMVGVLSACSHSGMVDRGTHYFYTMNRDYGITANSKHYTCMIDLLGRSGRLDEAQNLMKNMPFEPDGATWGALLGASRIYGNTELGEKAAEMVIQMEPDNAGMYVLLSNLYAASGRWADAGVMRLKMRDTGVKKVPGYSWLEAQNKIHTFSVGDTTHPETVRIYGYLEELDFRLKQEGYISSPKLVLHDVEEEEKEHMLRYHSEKLAVAFGILTVQGGRPIRVFKNLRVCADCHSVIKHISKIVGRLIIVRDSHRFHHFKDGVCSCGDYW
- the LOC122602637 gene encoding pentatricopeptide repeat-containing protein At4g02750 isoform X2, which encodes MRNGQCDSALSVFRNMARKTSVSWNAMISGYLINNRFDLARQLFDKMPQRDLVSWNVMISGCVRNGNLGDARKLFDQMPVKDSVSWNALLSGYAQNGYVEEARMVFEQMPNKNSISWNGILAAYVQNGRIDDACKLFEENSDWDVISWNCLMGGYVRQKKLVDARLLFDRMPVRDEVSWNTMISGYAQNGRLYEARKLFDESPVKDVFTWTAMVSGYVQNGLMDEARRVFNEMPVKNSVSWNAIIAGYVRCKNIDVAKELFDVMPGKNVSSWNTMITGFAQSGFIDRARDLFEKMPRRDCISWGAIITGYAHLGHNEEALRLFVDMKRNGEKANRSIFSCILSTCAEITTLELGYQLHAQLVKVGLGSGWYVGNALLSMYCKCGNIDEANVIFEEISDKDIVSWNTIIAGYARHGFGKEALRIFESMKRSGVKPDQVTMVGVLSACSHSGMVDRGTHYFYTMNRDYGITANSKHYTCMIDLLGRSGRLDEAQNLMKNMPFEPDGATWGALLGASRIYGNTELGEKAAEMVIQMEPDNAGMYVLLSNLYAASGRWADAGVMRLKMRDTGVKKVPGYSWLEAQNKIHTFSVGDTTHPETVRIYGYLEELDFRLKQEGYISSPKLVLHDVEEEEKEHMLRYHSEKLAVAFGILTVQGGRPIRVFKNLRVCADCHSVIKHISKIVGRLIIVRDSHRFHHFKDGVCSCGDYW